From a region of the Candidatus Jettenia caeni genome:
- a CDS encoding glutamine synthase, whose translation MTSEHADLAIINRAKEDNVKFIQLQFTDINGNIKAVIIPVEKFPESLEKGIWFDGSSIDGFTRICESDMFLKPDTNTYALLPWETEEATARLFCDVYMPDGSPFEGDPRYILKRAIKNAEAMNFGYNVGPELEFFLFKPKSNGQVEPTPHDVGSYFDFSPRDLAGNVRRDIIFTLEKMGLNVEMSHHEVAPGQHEIDFKYAEALKTAENALTFKQVVKSIAHKHDLYATFMPKPIFGVCGSGMHCHQSFFDLNTRKNIFFDEKDEYKLSKVAKQFVAGQLQHVRAMSAILSPTVNSYKRLVPGYEAPVYICWGQKNRSALIRIPRYSPGREQATRVELRCPDPSNNPYLTLAVMLESGLDGIRKGMTPPNPVEENVYEFNKDELAYRNIATLPGSLGEAIEELKKSKLMEQTLGTHTYQIYIHSKIAEWDEYRIQVTEWEHKKYFETT comes from the coding sequence ATGACTAGCGAGCATGCAGATTTAGCAATAATCAATCGCGCAAAAGAAGACAATGTGAAATTTATCCAGTTGCAGTTCACAGATATCAATGGAAATATCAAAGCCGTTATTATACCGGTAGAAAAATTCCCGGAATCCTTAGAGAAAGGTATTTGGTTTGATGGCTCTTCAATTGATGGTTTCACAAGGATTTGCGAAAGCGATATGTTTTTAAAACCCGATACAAATACCTATGCACTGCTTCCCTGGGAAACAGAAGAAGCAACCGCCAGATTATTCTGCGATGTATACATGCCTGATGGATCCCCTTTTGAGGGTGACCCTCGATATATCCTAAAAAGAGCAATTAAAAATGCTGAGGCCATGAACTTTGGATATAACGTAGGACCTGAATTAGAATTTTTCTTGTTCAAACCAAAAAGCAATGGACAAGTAGAGCCTACCCCGCATGATGTAGGAAGTTATTTCGATTTCTCACCAAGAGACCTTGCCGGGAATGTAAGGAGAGATATTATTTTCACGTTAGAGAAAATGGGACTTAACGTTGAAATGAGCCATCATGAGGTAGCTCCTGGCCAGCATGAGATTGATTTTAAATACGCAGAAGCATTGAAGACGGCGGAAAATGCATTAACCTTTAAACAGGTGGTAAAGTCTATTGCGCATAAACATGATTTATATGCTACTTTCATGCCAAAACCAATTTTTGGGGTATGTGGCAGTGGGATGCATTGCCATCAGAGCTTCTTTGATCTCAATACACGAAAGAATATCTTTTTCGATGAAAAGGATGAATATAAACTGAGTAAGGTAGCAAAACAATTTGTTGCAGGACAGCTACAGCATGTAAGGGCAATGAGTGCTATTCTATCTCCGACAGTAAATTCTTATAAGAGATTGGTACCGGGATATGAAGCTCCCGTATATATTTGTTGGGGACAAAAGAATCGATCTGCCCTGATACGGATTCCAAGATATTCTCCCGGAAGAGAGCAAGCGACCAGAGTAGAATTAAGATGTCCAGACCCCAGCAATAACCCTTACCTTACCCTTGCAGTTATGCTGGAATCAGGACTCGATGGGATTCGAAAAGGTATGACACCCCCTAATCCTGTAGAAGAAAATGTATATGAATTTAATAAGGATGAGTTAGCGTACAGAAATATTGCTACCTTACCCGGCTCTTTAGGAGAAGCAATCGAAGAGTTGAAAAAAAGTAAATTGATGGAACAAACCTTGGGCACACACACGTACCAAATTTATATACATTCAAAAATAGCTGAATGGGATGAATACAGAATACAGGTAACAGAATGGGAACATAAAAAATATTTCGAGACAACGTAA
- a CDS encoding putative molybdenum cofactor biosynthesis protein, whose translation MIQAAILTLSDKGFRGEREDKSGEVIRNMLMGIDAVVAAYEIIPDEKELITKKLLEFAEKSDLIITTGGTGVGPRDVTPEATRAIIEKELPGFAEAMRMEGLRHTPRAMGSRAIAGIYKQTLIINLPGSPKGVAENLAVVLPVIQHTIGLIKGNVSDCAKDREKH comes from the coding sequence ATGATTCAGGCAGCTATCTTGACATTAAGTGATAAGGGGTTCAGAGGAGAGCGAGAGGACAAGAGCGGTGAGGTTATTCGTAATATGCTCATGGGTATTGATGCTGTTGTTGCCGCCTATGAGATTATTCCTGACGAGAAGGAACTTATTACAAAAAAACTCCTCGAATTTGCTGAAAAATCCGATCTCATTATCACTACAGGTGGCACCGGTGTGGGACCCAGAGACGTTACACCTGAGGCAACACGGGCAATCATAGAAAAGGAGTTACCAGGTTTTGCTGAAGCTATGCGAATGGAAGGACTCAGGCATACTCCCAGGGCTATGGGTTCAAGGGCTATTGCCGGAATTTATAAACAGACACTTATTATTAATCTTCCCGGCAGTCCTAAAGGTGTAGCTGAAAACCTGGCCGTTGTTTTACCTGTTATTCAACATACCATTGGTCTTATCAAAGGCAATGTCAGCGATTGCGCAAAAGACCGCGAGAAGCACTAA
- a CDS encoding ABC transporter ATP-binding component has protein sequence MDNLAVRTEGLTKIYRDFWRRKSTLALTDLNLNIERGEIFGLLGPNGSGKTTTVKLLLGLLFPTSGKSWLLGYPSSDLKIKSKIGFLPEESYLYKFLNAEEILDFYGKLFSIPRRERRGRIDKLIHDVGLWLHRKRPLSQYSKGMLRRIGLAQSMINNPELILLDEPTSGLDPIGSYEIKNLILEFKKQGKTVVLSSHLLADVQDICNRIAILSKGILQVTGSVRELLSQKDVIQFLVRNLSQGDIQAIENFIKNKNGSVLSIGHPSSTLEELFVKTIQNQS, from the coding sequence TTGGATAATCTCGCAGTTAGGACAGAAGGGCTTACAAAGATTTACAGGGATTTCTGGAGACGTAAAAGTACCTTAGCCCTGACGGATCTCAATCTCAATATTGAACGTGGAGAGATATTTGGTCTGCTCGGTCCTAACGGATCGGGCAAAACGACTACAGTAAAATTATTACTTGGTCTTCTGTTTCCCACCTCTGGTAAATCCTGGTTATTAGGATACCCTTCAAGCGATTTAAAGATTAAAAGCAAGATAGGGTTTTTACCGGAGGAGTCTTATTTATATAAATTTCTTAATGCAGAAGAAATTTTAGATTTTTACGGAAAACTTTTTAGTATTCCAAGAAGAGAAAGAAGAGGACGGATTGATAAGCTAATTCACGATGTAGGACTATGGCTGCATCGGAAACGTCCATTAAGCCAATATTCAAAAGGTATGCTCCGGAGAATTGGACTGGCGCAATCCATGATAAACAACCCGGAGTTGATACTATTGGATGAACCTACAAGTGGGTTAGATCCTATTGGTAGTTATGAGATTAAGAATCTCATCCTGGAATTTAAAAAACAGGGGAAGACAGTTGTTCTTAGTTCCCATCTTCTGGCTGATGTTCAGGATATTTGTAACCGAATTGCTATTCTGAGTAAAGGTATTTTGCAAGTAACAGGTAGTGTTCGGGAATTACTTTCTCAGAAAGATGTTATACAATTTCTGGTAAGGAATCTCTCACAGGGCGATATTCAGGCAATAGAGAATTTTATTAAGAATAAAAACGGTAGTGTACTCTCTATCGGTCACCCGTCCTCAACTTTGGAAGAGTTATTTGTAAAGACCATACAAAACCAGTCATAA